A genomic window from Litoreibacter janthinus includes:
- a CDS encoding response regulator transcription factor, which produces MATLKKILLVDDDEDLREALSEQLVMTEDFDVFEAGNGVDAMQKAKEAIYDLVVLDVGLPDTDGRELCRLMRKQGVKCPILMLTGHDSDADTILGLDAGANDYVSKPFKFPVLLARIRAQLRQHEQSEDAVFQLGPYTFKPAMKMLITEDEKKIRLTEKETNILKFLYRSTDGVVARDVLLHEVWGYNAGVTTHTLETHIYRLRQKIEPDPSNARLLVTESGGYKLNV; this is translated from the coding sequence ATGGCGACATTGAAAAAAATCCTGCTGGTAGATGATGATGAGGACCTGCGCGAGGCGCTGTCCGAGCAACTTGTCATGACAGAAGATTTCGATGTGTTTGAAGCCGGCAACGGCGTTGACGCAATGCAAAAAGCCAAAGAGGCGATTTACGATCTGGTCGTCCTAGATGTCGGTTTGCCTGACACCGACGGCCGAGAATTGTGCCGTCTTATGCGCAAGCAAGGGGTAAAGTGCCCTATTTTGATGCTGACCGGGCATGACAGTGACGCAGACACCATTTTGGGCCTAGACGCGGGCGCGAATGACTACGTGTCCAAGCCGTTCAAGTTCCCTGTGCTGCTGGCGCGGATTCGCGCCCAGTTGCGTCAGCATGAGCAATCTGAAGACGCGGTTTTCCAGCTTGGGCCCTATACGTTCAAGCCAGCGATGAAGATGCTCATTACAGAGGATGAAAAGAAAATCCGTCTTACCGAAAAAGAGACGAATATTCTGAAGTTCCTTTACCGTTCCACCGACGGAGTGGTGGCCCGCGACGTGCTGCTACATGAAGTCTGGGGTTACAACGCGGGTGTGACGACGCACACTTTGGAGACGCATATTTACCGGCTCCGCCAGAAAATAGAACCAGATCCGTCAAATGCGCGCCTTCTTGTGACCGAATCTGGCGGCTACAAGCTAAATGTCTGA
- the trxA gene encoding thioredoxin: protein MLELNVGGIPAGGSDLIKDTSEATFMVDVIDASHEVPVIVDFWAPWCGPCKTLGPALEAGVQAAKGAVKMVKVDVDQNQQIAAQLQIQSIPTVYAFYKGKPIDAFQGALPASEIKGFIDKLIAESGGEVDEGLGEAIAAAEAMLEEGAAVDAAQTFAAILGEEPNNPAAYAGLVRAHLALEELDKATALLDNAPAELNGLPEIEAVRAQLDLLRQAEDTGPVAELQAAVDSNPDDHQARLDLAVALHASGDAQAAVDQLLELFRRDREWNDGAAKTQLFTVFDALKADDPVVLNGRRKLSSMIFV from the coding sequence ATGCTTGAATTAAATGTAGGCGGCATCCCCGCCGGTGGTAGCGACCTGATCAAAGATACGAGCGAAGCAACGTTCATGGTCGATGTAATCGACGCATCCCACGAAGTTCCGGTGATTGTTGATTTTTGGGCCCCATGGTGCGGCCCGTGTAAAACTCTTGGCCCAGCGTTGGAAGCCGGCGTCCAAGCGGCAAAGGGTGCCGTGAAAATGGTGAAGGTCGACGTGGACCAGAACCAGCAAATCGCAGCGCAACTACAAATCCAATCTATCCCCACAGTTTATGCATTCTACAAAGGCAAGCCGATAGATGCGTTTCAAGGGGCTTTGCCGGCCAGCGAAATCAAGGGTTTCATTGACAAATTGATCGCTGAATCTGGCGGCGAGGTCGACGAAGGACTGGGCGAAGCCATTGCGGCCGCTGAAGCCATGCTGGAAGAGGGCGCAGCCGTTGATGCAGCCCAAACCTTCGCAGCAATTCTTGGCGAAGAGCCGAACAACCCCGCGGCCTATGCCGGGCTCGTGCGTGCCCATTTGGCGCTGGAAGAACTGGATAAGGCGACGGCCCTGCTCGACAACGCACCGGCAGAGCTAAACGGACTGCCAGAAATCGAAGCCGTGCGCGCGCAACTGGATTTGTTGCGGCAGGCGGAGGATACAGGACCCGTGGCAGAGCTTCAGGCGGCGGTGGATTCAAACCCCGATGACCATCAGGCGCGACTTGACCTTGCGGTTGCGCTTCATGCGTCGGGCGATGCGCAAGCAGCGGTCGACCAACTTCTGGAACTATTCCGTCGCGATCGCGAATGGAATGACGGTGCCGCCAAGACCCAGTTATTCACCGTTTTCGATGCGTTGAAGGCAGATGATCCGGTTGTATTGAATGGCCGCCGGAAATTGTCGTCGATGATATTTGTCTGA
- a CDS encoding porin, producing the protein MKKLLIATTALVSTAGFAAAEVALSGRAEMGVFRTTATDMQFFTDIDVTFTMSGETDNGLTFGASVDLDEGGAVSNATQNNADDGGATIFISGGFGTVTMGDTDGALDWALTEAGNVGNPGSLADDETTHAGYLGSYLDGANDGQILRWDYTSGAFGVAVSLEDDNGSNVASTGIGYAIGFKYALDLSGTTVNFGLGYQKAADAVGVANDVKATGLSVSAAFTNGLSAGVTYTDFKNHASRDKHYSIGMGYTTGAISVHANYGKFSGVTAAQDAKGFGVAAAYDLGGGAVVHFGYGSGKVNAAANSFKTASFGLGLSF; encoded by the coding sequence ATGAAAAAACTCCTGATCGCTACAACCGCGCTGGTTTCCACCGCTGGTTTCGCAGCAGCTGAAGTTGCACTGTCCGGCCGCGCCGAAATGGGTGTGTTCAGAACAACTGCAACTGATATGCAATTCTTCACCGACATCGACGTGACTTTCACGATGTCCGGCGAAACCGACAACGGCCTGACCTTCGGTGCGTCCGTTGATCTGGACGAAGGCGGCGCAGTCTCCAACGCAACTCAGAACAACGCTGACGACGGTGGCGCAACCATCTTCATCTCCGGCGGCTTCGGCACCGTGACGATGGGTGACACCGACGGCGCTCTGGACTGGGCCCTGACTGAAGCTGGCAACGTTGGCAACCCAGGCTCCCTGGCTGACGACGAAACCACTCACGCTGGTTACCTTGGTTCTTACCTGGACGGCGCTAACGACGGTCAAATCCTGCGCTGGGATTACACCTCGGGTGCATTCGGTGTTGCAGTCTCCTTGGAAGACGACAACGGTTCGAACGTTGCAAGCACCGGCATCGGCTACGCCATCGGCTTCAAATACGCTCTGGACCTGTCCGGCACGACCGTCAACTTCGGTCTGGGCTACCAAAAAGCAGCTGACGCTGTTGGTGTTGCAAATGACGTCAAAGCGACCGGTCTTTCTGTTTCCGCAGCGTTCACCAACGGCCTGTCCGCTGGTGTGACTTACACGGACTTCAAAAACCACGCTTCGCGCGACAAGCACTATTCCATCGGCATGGGTTACACCACCGGTGCGATCTCTGTGCACGCCAACTACGGTAAGTTCAGCGGTGTTACTGCTGCACAAGACGCCAAAGGCTTCGGTGTAGCAGCAGCTTACGACCTGGGCGGCGGTGCAGTTGTGCACTTCGGCTACGGTTCGGGCAAAGTTAACGCAGCTGCGAACAGCTTCAAAACAGCGTCTTTCGGTCTTGGCCTGAGCTTCTAA
- a CDS encoding exodeoxyribonuclease III has translation MSFTLATWNINSVRLREGLVLKLLREEAPDVLCLQECKSPVDRIPLEGLNALGYTHMVARGQKGYNGVAIISRLPLVEAGAEDYASLGHARHVAARLENGVTIHNHYIPAGGDVPDRTVNEKFGQKLDYLTELRDAFHAERPSKSILVGDLNIAPREDDVWSHKQLLKVVSHTPIEVEHFNEVMDAGGWHDATRNDIPEGVLYSWWSYRARDWDTADKGRRLDHVWATADIASAGHSSRVLRNARGWEKPSDHAPVFATFDL, from the coding sequence ATGTCATTCACCCTTGCCACCTGGAACATCAACTCGGTTCGTTTGCGCGAAGGCCTGGTGTTGAAGCTCTTGCGTGAAGAGGCGCCGGATGTGCTGTGCTTGCAGGAATGTAAGAGCCCAGTGGACAGAATCCCGCTGGAAGGGCTGAATGCGCTTGGCTACACGCACATGGTTGCACGGGGTCAAAAAGGCTATAACGGCGTCGCCATCATCTCGCGGTTGCCGCTGGTTGAAGCAGGTGCGGAAGACTACGCGTCCTTGGGCCACGCCCGCCACGTCGCTGCCCGCCTTGAGAACGGAGTGACGATCCACAACCACTACATTCCTGCTGGCGGCGATGTGCCAGACCGGACCGTGAACGAGAAGTTTGGTCAGAAGCTGGATTACCTGACAGAGCTGCGTGATGCGTTTCATGCGGAAAGGCCGTCTAAATCCATTCTTGTCGGGGATTTGAATATCGCCCCGCGCGAAGACGACGTCTGGTCCCACAAACAGCTTCTGAAGGTTGTCAGTCATACCCCGATCGAGGTCGAGCACTTCAACGAGGTAATGGATGCAGGCGGGTGGCATGACGCGACGCGCAACGACATCCCTGAGGGTGTGCTCTATTCTTGGTGGTCCTATCGTGCGCGCGACTGGGACACGGCTGACAAAGGCCGACGGCTGGATCATGTCTGGGCCACGGCCGATATTGCATCTGCAGGTCATTCATCTCGCGTTCTGCGGAACGCTCGCGGCTGGGAGAAACCATCTGACCACGCCCCAGTCTTTGCTACATTTGATCTTTGA
- the ribA gene encoding GTP cyclohydrolase II, protein MTLAPDIIELAARARADLRMGVPVVIGTSLVLAAETLSEARLKALQISGMPLVLAITDWRARTLKAHAYDADVARIVMPADAPVDWVVAIADPADDLNAPMKGPLQTLREGSAGDARLAIQLAKDARLLPAVVMAQLDDPIGYAAFHQLTALNADALATISATASPLHPLVSARLPLQVSEAGRLHVFRPEDGGEEHYAIEIGQPSRSEAVLTRLHSACFTGDLLGSLKCDCGPQLRGALAQMGTEGEGVLLYLNQEGRGIGLANKMRAYSLQDQGFDTVEANHRLGFEDDERDFRIGAGILKSMGFSKIRLLTNNPAKLAMLEANGLEVVERVPLKVGETRHNTDYLATKAAKSGHLL, encoded by the coding sequence ATGACCCTTGCGCCTGACATAATCGAACTCGCCGCCCGCGCTCGGGCTGATCTGCGTATGGGCGTACCCGTCGTGATCGGTACGTCCCTTGTGCTTGCGGCGGAAACACTGAGTGAAGCGCGACTGAAGGCATTGCAGATCTCCGGTATGCCATTGGTTCTTGCGATTACTGACTGGCGCGCGCGCACACTCAAGGCTCACGCCTATGACGCTGACGTTGCCCGTATCGTGATGCCAGCTGATGCCCCAGTAGACTGGGTCGTTGCGATCGCCGATCCGGCGGATGATCTGAACGCGCCGATGAAAGGTCCACTGCAAACACTGCGTGAGGGGTCTGCGGGCGACGCTCGCCTCGCGATCCAGCTTGCCAAAGACGCCCGCCTTCTGCCCGCCGTTGTTATGGCACAGCTGGACGATCCGATTGGATATGCAGCGTTCCACCAGCTTACCGCATTGAATGCAGACGCATTGGCAACGATTTCAGCCACCGCAAGTCCGCTCCATCCGTTGGTCAGCGCGCGACTACCCTTGCAGGTCAGTGAGGCTGGCCGGTTGCACGTTTTCCGCCCAGAAGACGGCGGCGAAGAGCATTATGCGATAGAGATCGGTCAACCTTCCCGGTCAGAGGCCGTTCTAACTCGCCTGCATTCTGCCTGTTTCACAGGTGACCTGCTGGGGTCGTTAAAGTGCGATTGCGGCCCGCAGCTGCGGGGCGCCTTGGCGCAAATGGGGACTGAAGGCGAAGGCGTCTTACTCTACCTGAACCAAGAAGGCCGCGGCATTGGCTTGGCAAACAAGATGCGGGCATATTCCCTTCAAGATCAGGGCTTCGACACCGTGGAGGCCAACCATCGCCTTGGATTCGAAGATGACGAGCGGGATTTTCGCATAGGCGCAGGAATTCTTAAGTCGATGGGCTTTAGCAAAATCCGTCTGCTGACCAACAATCCGGCTAAACTGGCGATGCTGGAAGCGAATGGTCTGGAAGTGGTCGAGCGAGTGCCATTGAAAGTTGGGGAGACCCGTCACAACACCGACTATTTAGCCACGAAAGCTGCGAAATCCGGACATCTTTTATGA
- a CDS encoding Trm112 family protein: MLEGLVCPVTQGVLSYDAEKQELVSKGARLAFPIRGGIPIMLVDEARKLD; this comes from the coding sequence ATGCTGGAAGGCTTGGTTTGCCCCGTCACGCAAGGCGTCTTGTCTTACGATGCGGAGAAGCAGGAGCTGGTCTCTAAAGGCGCGCGATTAGCGTTTCCTATCCGAGGCGGCATTCCGATTATGCTTGTCGACGAAGCGCGCAAGCTCGACTAA
- a CDS encoding amidase has translation MSDKWLFMTASDLGRGIDFGEIDPVALTECYLDAASNHRVSSRVYARLTEHRARAEAKAAKVRADMGQRRGLLDGVPISWKDLYDTAGVATEAGSGLLKGRIPEVDAEVLHNATEAGTVCLGKTHMSELAFSGLGLNPVTETSPCVNDLDAVAGGSSSGAATSVAFGLAAAGIGSDTGGSVRIPAAWNDLVGLKTTIDRVSVKGAVPLCTRFDTVGPLCRSVEDAAHLLAALEGGKPADLCGASLDGARLMILDTIAFDDIRPEPKAGFNSAVDRLKAAGAIVDHQNAPEIAEALALSGTLFASEAYGIWKDVIEANPAVMFPEILERFRSGAAISAPDYIAGWRRLEALRALWGQRIAGYDAVILPTSPILPPNAERLLTDSDYYVTENLLALRNTRVGNLMGSAGITLPTGLPSTGIMFIGAPNSEERLLRLCTAAENALS, from the coding sequence ATGTCGGATAAGTGGCTATTTATGACTGCAAGCGATCTGGGTCGCGGGATCGACTTCGGCGAAATCGATCCGGTCGCTTTGACAGAATGTTACCTAGATGCCGCCAGCAATCACCGCGTAAGCAGTCGTGTCTATGCCCGCCTCACTGAACATCGCGCACGTGCTGAGGCGAAAGCCGCCAAGGTCCGCGCTGATATGGGGCAGCGTCGCGGACTGCTCGACGGTGTGCCCATTTCTTGGAAGGATCTTTACGACACCGCAGGCGTCGCCACAGAAGCTGGAAGCGGTCTCCTCAAAGGACGCATTCCTGAGGTGGATGCGGAAGTGCTTCACAATGCCACCGAAGCGGGAACGGTCTGTCTGGGAAAGACCCACATGTCGGAACTGGCTTTTTCTGGCTTGGGACTCAACCCTGTGACTGAAACGTCGCCCTGCGTGAACGATCTGGATGCTGTTGCTGGCGGGTCGTCCTCTGGGGCTGCCACTTCGGTCGCCTTCGGCCTTGCTGCGGCAGGTATCGGCTCTGACACGGGTGGCTCTGTCCGTATCCCCGCTGCTTGGAATGATCTTGTGGGCCTTAAAACAACGATCGACCGCGTCAGCGTCAAAGGCGCTGTGCCGCTTTGTACACGGTTTGATACGGTTGGCCCGCTTTGCCGTTCGGTCGAGGATGCGGCACATCTACTTGCCGCACTAGAAGGTGGTAAGCCTGCGGATTTGTGCGGTGCGTCCCTAGACGGGGCGCGGTTGATGATCCTCGACACCATTGCTTTTGATGACATCCGGCCGGAACCCAAAGCGGGCTTCAACAGTGCTGTTGATCGTCTCAAGGCCGCGGGGGCAATCGTAGACCATCAGAATGCGCCGGAGATTGCGGAGGCGCTGGCCTTGTCCGGCACATTGTTCGCCTCAGAGGCTTACGGCATCTGGAAGGATGTTATTGAAGCAAATCCGGCTGTTATGTTCCCCGAAATCCTTGAACGGTTCAGGTCAGGCGCTGCGATTTCCGCTCCTGATTATATCGCTGGATGGCGCAGGCTGGAGGCGCTGCGTGCGCTTTGGGGCCAACGAATTGCGGGGTATGATGCGGTTATTCTGCCGACGTCTCCCATCCTGCCACCCAATGCGGAACGGCTACTGACGGACAGCGACTACTATGTGACCGAGAACCTTCTTGCCTTGCGCAACACGAGGGTTGGCAACTTGATGGGGTCGGCCGGGATCACCTTGCCCACAGGCCTTCCTTCGACAGGAATAATGTTTATCGGAGCACCCAATTCCGAGGAACGCCTTCTGCGATTATGCACCGCAGCTGAGAACGCCCTGAGCTGA
- a CDS encoding MFS transporter gives MSLFAANRNFRLLFSATAVSNLGDGISALAFPWLATLITRDPFLISAVAAATRLPWLLFSLPAGVITDRMDRQRLMVGADMLRMVLTMGVVGLILSAPPMPLADNAAQAMPLILGLCAAAFLLGSAEVVRDNAAQTALPSVVEKTDLERANGQLWSIEQIMGQFVGPPIAGLLIAISVPAPFLVDAATFGIAAFLIWQIAMLPRVQVQQTAGFWRQMKEGVAWMRGQPLILRLALMLGVLNFVTMMSATMLVLLSQELMGLEATEHGFLLTAGAAGGVCGGMIGPKLVHRFGAQACVLGALIVFPFPFILLALTTNPWLAGGALFLEMAAGMTWNVVTVSLRQRLIPDALLGRVNSIYRFFGWGSIPLGALFAGLLVSVLEGAIGRDTALRVPYVFGAIVCVGLAIYGALRLRLPTR, from the coding sequence ATGTCGCTCTTTGCAGCCAATAGAAACTTCCGACTGCTCTTCTCTGCGACGGCCGTATCAAATCTGGGCGATGGCATCTCTGCGTTGGCGTTCCCTTGGCTTGCAACATTGATCACCCGAGACCCGTTTTTGATTTCAGCGGTCGCAGCGGCTACGCGACTCCCGTGGCTGCTATTCTCGTTGCCTGCGGGTGTCATTACAGACCGGATGGATCGGCAAAGATTGATGGTGGGCGCGGATATGCTGCGGATGGTGCTAACCATGGGCGTTGTCGGCCTGATCCTTTCCGCACCGCCTATGCCCTTGGCAGACAACGCGGCCCAAGCGATGCCATTGATCCTAGGACTATGCGCCGCTGCATTCCTTCTGGGAAGCGCAGAGGTGGTCCGGGACAACGCTGCTCAGACTGCCCTACCATCCGTGGTCGAAAAGACAGATCTGGAGCGAGCAAACGGGCAGCTATGGAGCATTGAACAGATCATGGGCCAATTCGTCGGCCCACCCATCGCGGGCCTATTGATCGCAATATCGGTCCCTGCCCCTTTCTTGGTCGACGCCGCTACATTTGGCATCGCGGCCTTCCTGATCTGGCAAATCGCAATGTTGCCGCGCGTGCAGGTTCAGCAAACCGCTGGATTCTGGCGACAAATGAAAGAAGGCGTCGCTTGGATGCGCGGCCAACCTTTGATCCTTCGACTCGCCTTGATGCTTGGCGTTTTAAATTTTGTCACGATGATGAGCGCGACGATGCTCGTCTTGCTGTCTCAAGAACTCATGGGACTTGAGGCAACCGAACACGGGTTTTTGCTAACGGCGGGCGCGGCGGGGGGCGTGTGTGGCGGTATGATCGGCCCCAAATTGGTTCACCGCTTCGGGGCTCAAGCCTGCGTCCTCGGGGCGCTTATCGTATTCCCGTTTCCATTCATACTGCTGGCGCTGACGACAAACCCTTGGCTAGCTGGCGGAGCGCTGTTTCTGGAGATGGCTGCGGGGATGACATGGAATGTCGTCACCGTGTCCTTGCGCCAACGGCTGATTCCTGACGCGTTGCTGGGACGGGTAAATTCGATCTACCGCTTTTTCGGCTGGGGCTCGATCCCATTGGGCGCACTGTTTGCAGGGCTGCTTGTCTCTGTTCTAGAAGGCGCAATTGGTCGCGATACAGCATTGCGTGTCCCCTATGTTTTTGGAGCAATCGTCTGCGTGGGGCTTGCCATTTACGGGGCGCTACGCCTGCGGCTTCCCACACGCTAA
- a CDS encoding YggS family pyridoxal phosphate-dependent enzyme translates to MSLSIIQSRIAAEEQRAGRPAGSVRLIAVSKVQPDERVKAVLQQGQRIFGENRVQEAAGKWPDFRDSFDGVELHLLGPLQTNKTRQAMELFDYFHTLDRLKLAKRIAIVRDELGRCPELFIQVNTGDESQKAGISPEDTDAFVAECRALELPVIGLMCIPPVDDEPAEHFALLRDLAERNGLSELSMGMSGDFECAIAQGATYVRVGSAIFGDRVAPTA, encoded by the coding sequence ATGTCGCTATCGATTATTCAAAGCCGCATCGCAGCTGAAGAACAGCGGGCCGGACGTCCCGCAGGAAGCGTGCGGCTTATTGCTGTGTCCAAAGTTCAACCGGATGAGCGGGTCAAGGCAGTTCTCCAACAGGGTCAACGCATTTTTGGCGAAAACCGCGTTCAGGAAGCGGCTGGGAAATGGCCTGACTTTCGCGACTCCTTTGACGGTGTGGAGCTTCATCTGCTTGGCCCACTACAAACAAACAAGACGCGGCAGGCGATGGAGTTGTTCGACTACTTTCACACCCTCGACCGGCTGAAACTGGCCAAGCGCATTGCGATAGTACGAGACGAGCTTGGTCGCTGCCCAGAGCTGTTTATCCAAGTAAACACAGGTGACGAATCGCAAAAAGCAGGAATCTCTCCTGAAGATACCGATGCATTCGTGGCCGAATGTCGCGCGTTGGAGCTGCCTGTCATTGGCCTGATGTGCATCCCCCCCGTTGATGACGAACCCGCAGAGCATTTTGCCTTATTGCGCGATCTTGCCGAGCGGAATGGATTGAGCGAGCTAAGCATGGGCATGAGCGGTGATTTCGAATGCGCCATTGCTCAAGGTGCAACATATGTGCGCGTGGGGTCGGCGATTTTTGGGGATCGCGTCGCGCCTACGGCCTGA
- a CDS encoding UbiH/UbiF/VisC/COQ6 family ubiquinone biosynthesis hydroxylase, producing the protein MDNPTLPHILRVMEYDSDIAIVGGGLNGCALALALASGGMSVTLIDSLPIDTLTEDSFDGRSYALALASKRLLDALGTWKMLADDVQPMLEIKVTDGRAGEGPSPFWMHFDHTEIEEGPMGFMVEDRHLRRAFLAQIAAHDRITHLTSETVIAQSVDQSAASVALESGKTIRTRLLVGSDGRRSGVAERGGIGRSFKDYGQTALVAAIGHQLPHHGIAHQFFMPAGPLAILPLTGNRSSIVWAESHERAKELSALSDDAFIDALRPAFGDFLGDIHVTGARFSYPLNLTLADRLVDNRLALVGDAAHGVHPIAGQGLNLGLRDVGALAQTLVDARRRGEDIGSQAVLARYEEWRRFDTTTLAMATNSFNELFSNDNPLLRAGRDIGMGLVNAIPALRRTFIREAAGLTGDLPRLLQGRPL; encoded by the coding sequence ATGGACAATCCCACCTTGCCCCACATATTGAGGGTTATGGAATATGACAGTGATATCGCCATCGTCGGCGGCGGCTTGAACGGTTGCGCACTCGCTTTGGCGCTGGCCAGTGGCGGCATGTCGGTCACGCTGATCGACAGCTTGCCAATCGACACTCTGACCGAGGACAGCTTCGATGGGCGATCCTACGCACTTGCCCTAGCTTCAAAGCGTCTTCTCGACGCTTTAGGCACGTGGAAAATGTTGGCCGACGACGTCCAGCCGATGCTGGAGATCAAAGTCACTGATGGTCGCGCGGGCGAAGGCCCATCACCATTCTGGATGCATTTCGATCATACCGAGATTGAAGAAGGCCCGATGGGTTTTATGGTGGAGGACCGCCACCTGCGGCGGGCGTTCCTTGCCCAGATTGCAGCGCATGACCGGATCACGCATTTGACGTCCGAAACTGTGATTGCCCAATCGGTTGATCAGTCTGCAGCAAGCGTCGCCTTGGAGTCGGGAAAAACCATCCGCACACGCCTTTTAGTAGGCAGCGACGGTCGGCGCAGTGGCGTCGCGGAGCGAGGTGGCATCGGACGGAGCTTCAAAGATTACGGGCAAACAGCCCTCGTCGCCGCAATTGGGCATCAACTCCCACATCATGGCATTGCGCATCAGTTCTTTATGCCCGCTGGTCCCTTGGCGATCTTGCCACTGACAGGCAATCGTAGCTCTATTGTTTGGGCAGAATCCCATGAACGCGCCAAAGAGTTGTCAGCACTGAGTGACGACGCCTTTATTGATGCACTACGCCCCGCTTTCGGCGATTTCTTGGGCGATATTCATGTGACAGGGGCGCGGTTCTCTTACCCGCTGAACCTGACCTTGGCCGATCGGCTCGTCGATAATAGGCTCGCACTGGTTGGAGACGCCGCGCATGGCGTTCATCCGATCGCAGGGCAAGGCCTTAATCTAGGTCTGCGTGATGTCGGGGCCTTGGCACAAACGCTGGTTGACGCCCGTCGACGCGGCGAAGACATTGGCTCCCAAGCGGTACTTGCCCGCTATGAAGAATGGCGGCGTTTCGACACGACAACTTTGGCCATGGCGACGAACAGCTTCAATGAGCTGTTTTCAAACGATAATCCACTTCTCCGCGCGGGTCGCGACATCGGGATGGGATTGGTGAATGCGATCCCTGCCCTGCGCCGTACCTTTATCAGAGAGGCAGCTGGCCTTACGGGAGACCTGCCAAGGCTACTCCAGGGACGTCCGCTTTAG
- a CDS encoding L,D-transpeptidase family protein, with product MTPSDLVVTRWGTRFLGQVIPCSIGKGGICANKREGDGATPVGTHRIVGMLYRPDRINQPAAWAKPIGPADLWSDDPNRPDYNHPVRAPYTGSHEALRRADRLYDLVLLTDWNYPNSISGNGSAIFIHRWRKPRHPTEGCVAYSAENLLWIARNVELGTRVIVRP from the coding sequence ATGACGCCCTCTGATCTTGTTGTGACTCGGTGGGGAACACGCTTCTTGGGGCAAGTGATCCCTTGCAGCATTGGCAAAGGCGGCATCTGCGCGAACAAGCGCGAAGGAGACGGGGCAACGCCCGTTGGCACTCACCGCATAGTGGGAATGCTGTATCGCCCTGACCGGATTAATCAGCCTGCGGCTTGGGCAAAGCCAATCGGACCCGCCGACTTGTGGAGTGATGATCCAAACCGCCCCGACTATAACCACCCGGTTCGCGCACCCTATACTGGGAGCCATGAAGCATTGCGTCGCGCGGACCGGCTTTATGATCTGGTGCTTTTGACGGATTGGAACTACCCGAATTCCATCTCCGGAAATGGGTCAGCTATCTTCATCCATCGCTGGCGAAAGCCACGTCATCCGACGGAAGGCTGCGTCGCCTATTCTGCGGAAAACTTGCTGTGGATCGCCCGCAATGTTGAGTTGGGGACCCGCGTGATCGTCAGGCCGTAG
- a CDS encoding LON peptidase substrate-binding domain-containing protein, translating to MMNSADLPATIPVFPLPGALLLPRARLPLHLFEPRYLQMFEDVLKTSHRLIGMVQTHKKPNGDEQLHAIGCAGRVTQFSETEDGRYMITLAGISRFRVEKEVTGFSPYRKAEVSWEGFERDLGKPEQDDTFDREMFLNTLGKFFDVHDLRTDWESLKDADTELLINSLSMLCPFEPEEKQALLEAPSLTTRRETLMTLIEFALRGGSSEEMIQ from the coding sequence ATGATGAACTCAGCAGATCTTCCCGCCACGATACCGGTCTTCCCCTTGCCCGGCGCGCTCTTGCTGCCTCGAGCAAGGTTGCCGCTTCACTTGTTTGAGCCGCGGTACCTTCAGATGTTCGAAGACGTATTGAAAACGTCTCATCGGTTGATTGGAATGGTCCAAACCCACAAGAAGCCAAACGGGGACGAGCAACTCCACGCTATTGGTTGTGCGGGCCGTGTCACGCAGTTCTCCGAAACCGAAGACGGACGCTACATGATTACGCTCGCGGGGATTTCGCGCTTCCGAGTTGAGAAAGAGGTTACTGGCTTCAGCCCCTACCGAAAGGCAGAGGTCAGCTGGGAGGGCTTCGAGCGCGATCTTGGCAAGCCAGAGCAGGATGATACGTTCGACCGCGAGATGTTCTTGAACACTTTGGGCAAGTTTTTTGACGTTCATGATCTCAGGACGGATTGGGAAAGCCTGAAAGACGCAGATACAGAACTTCTGATCAATTCGCTGTCCATGCTTTGCCCGTTTGAGCCTGAAGAGAAGCAGGCTTTACTAGAGGCTCCGTCCTTGACGACCCGCCGAGAAACGCTGATGACATTGATAGAGTTTGCGCTTCGAGGCGGCTCTTCCGAGGAGATGATTCAGTGA